A single window of Nematostella vectensis chromosome 4, jaNemVect1.1, whole genome shotgun sequence DNA harbors:
- the LOC5509323 gene encoding vacuolar protein sorting-associated protein 53 homolog, producing the protein MADGGLLEGDEDFLEESSIKPIVYSEDVEEAISQVFKSEDPLDSKDFNPVDYINSIFPTEQSLANIDDVVNKMRLKIRSLDEEIRIVVRGQTNIGHEGRQALEEAQQAIQQLFAKIIDIKEKADKSEQMVKEITRDIKQLDHAKRHLTTSITTLNHLHMLVGGVDTLTTLAKKRQYGEVANLLQGVVNVLEHFKKYFSISQIRQLADRVNKIQGELGTQILQDFEESLSVKGVKPPSGPNSLLAEACQVVKVLDPQVKNQLLTWFVQLQLAEYHQLFNETFEVAWLDKIDRRFAWLKRALVKFEEDFAGTFPPEWRVEENVSEEFCKTTKKELSKIMSARAPEIEVKLLLFAIQRTTTFENLLVQRFAYTSEEENLSKDPKLPANPKSSKFLGMISRCFEPHLHIYIDSQDRNLSELMDRFVQDFKSQTVPQPEGDGSNVVFPSAGELFVFYKKCMVQCSQLSTGPPLLSLTATFQKYLKEFANRVLSNHLPVKGSGGLASILKDASDVKFSAEEKSLTCCILCTADYCLETTQQLEDKLKEKIDPELAEKIDLSGEQDVFHGVVSNCIQLLVQDLENACDAPLTAMVKVHWQSVEAVGDESAYVTAISNHLKDTVPLLRDFLCSARKYFTQFCVKFANSFIPRYINNLYRCKPISTVGAEQLLLDTHSLKTILLDLPSIGSKVQRKPPASFTKVVAKGMSKAEMILKVVMSPHDPAVGFVDNYIKLLADTDTSNFQKLLDMKGLKRSEQHTMLELFRSRLPSPPSGGEISTSLQTVPDPESSRIKKLERLIKKQF; encoded by the exons atggcggacggTGGGTTGTTGGAAGGGGACGAAGATTTTTTAGAAGAAAGCTCCATTAAGCCGATTGTATACTCCGAAGATGTTGAAGAAGCTATTTCTCAG GTGTTCAAAAGTGAAGATCCCCTAGACAGCAAAGACTTTAATCCAGTGGATTACATCAATTCTATATTCCCAACTGAACAG TCTTTAGCCAACATTGATGATGTGGTGAACAAAATGAGACTCAAGATAAG GAGTTTGGATGAGGAGATTCGAATAGTTGTCAGAGGCCAAACAAATATTGGTCATGAAGGGAGACAA GCCCTGGAAGAGGCACAGCAAGCAATACAGCagctttttgcaaaaataattGATATCAAAGAAAAAGCTGATAAGTCTGAGCAAATG GTAAAAGAAATCACAAGGGACATCAAACAACTAGACCATGCTAAGAGGCATCTGACAACTTCCATCACAACATTAAACCATTTGCACATGCTCGTTGGGGGTGTGGACACTTTAAC gACGCTAGCCAAGAAGAGGCAGTATGGGGAAGTGGCAAACTTACTCCAAGGAGTAGTGAATGTTTTAGAACACTTCAAAAAGTACTTCAGTATTTCACAGATCAGACAATTAGCAGACAG AGTGAACAAAATTCAGGGGGAATTAGGAACACAAATCTTACAGGATTTCGAAGAGTCGTTGTCTGTAAAAGGTGTTAAG CCACCATCCGGGCCCAACTCTCTGCTTGCTGAGGCGTGCCAAGTTGTTAAAGTTCTGGACCCCCAAGTCAA GAATCAACTGTTAACATGGTTTGTACAGCTGCAGTTAGCAGAGTACCATCAGCTGTTTAATGAAACTTTTGAG GTCGCCTGGTTAGACAAGATAGACAGGAGGTTTGCCTGGCTCAAGAGAGCACTTGTCAAATTCGAGGAGGATTTTGCTGGGACATTTCCACCAGAGTGGAGAGTGGAAGAGAATGTATCTGAGGAATTTTGTAAAACAACAAA GAAGGAGCTGTCGAAGATCATGTCAGCACGTGCTCCAGAGATTGAAGTGAAATTACTATTGTTTGCAATACAGAGGACTACAACATTTGAGAATCTACTTGTTCAGAGATTTGCTTATACATCAGAAGAG GAAAATCTTTCAAAGGACCCAAAG CTCCCGGCAAACCCAAAATCTTCAAAATTCCTGGGCATGATCTCAAGATGTTTTGAGCCACACCTACACATTTACATCGACTCACAAGACag AAATCTCTCAGAATTAATGGATCGGTTCGTGCAAGACTTCAAATCCCAGACGGTCCCGCAACCCGAGGGCGATGGTAGTAACGTGGTGTTCCCGAGCGCGGGGGAGCTGTTCGTCTTCTACAAAAAATGCATGGTCCAGTGTTCGCAACTAAGCACAGGTCCACCACTGCTTTCGCTCACCGCTACATTCCAGAAATACCTGAAGGAGTTTGCTAACAGGGTGCTTAGCAACCATTTACCTGTCAA GGGATCAGGCGGGCTAGCGAGTATTCTGAAAGATGCAAGCGATGTCAAGTTCTCTGCCGAAGAGAAAAGTCTCACATGCTGCATACTGTGTACAGCGGACTACTGCCTGGAAACTACACAACAG CTTGAAGATAAACTAAAAGAGAAAATAGACCCAGAGCTGGCCGAGAAGATTGATCTGAGTGGCGAGCAAGATGTATTTCACGG GGTTGTGTCGAACTGTATCCAGCTGCTGGTCCAGGATCTGGAGAATGCATGTGACGCGCCGCTCACTGCCATGGTCAAG GTTCACTGGCAAAGTGTAGAAGCCGTTGGTGACGAGAGCGCGTATGTGACCGCTATCTCGAACCACCTGAAGGATACGGTTCCTCTACTGCGCGACTTCCTGTGTTCTGCACGCAAGTACTTCACCCAGTTCTGCGTCAAGTTTGCCAA TTCATTCATACCTCGATATATTAACAACCTCTACCGATGTAAACCCATCAGCACGGTCGGCGCGGAGCAG CTTCTTCTCGACACGCATTCCTTGAAGACCATCTTACTTGATTTGCCTTCCATTGGATCTAAAGTGCAACGAAAGCCGCCTGCCag TTTCACCAAGGTCGTCGCCAAAGGCATGTCTAAGGCCGAGATGATACTTAAG GTTGTCATGTCTCCACACGACCCTGCTGTTGGGTTTGTGGATAACTACATCAAACTCCTCGCTGACACCGATACGTCCAACTTCCAGAAACTTCTCGATATGAAG GGACTGAAGCGCAGCGAGCAGCACACGATGCTGGAACTATTCCGTTCGCGCCTCCCATCACCCCCTTCGGGCGGTGAGATATCAACAAGCCTCCAGACAGTTCCCGATCCGGAGTCGAGCCGAATTAAAAAGCTGGAACGGTTGATCAAAAAACAGTTCTAA
- the LOC116616235 gene encoding zinc finger protein 22 has translation MALRTPSLTMNFFQRMDLPACLKECTCDRDPYSSCHGNIDHYPPNKTVAEARTISTVKDASEKSYDCRVCERVFKSHELLEKHIKNHAENRPHKCPQCPKGFKQPSHLAQHLRTHTDERPFNCKVCNKAFKQSCQLKQHMRLHTGEKPYKCSECDRGFKQASQLNQHYRLHTGEKPYKCMTCFKAFTQASQLRSHKKTHEPKPERKSSRKTSLPTPNPLVTSSAVVRPPVVMSCSPVMSRQSMVSRSPVTPRPNYYPPPRAGSAFTLKDVQMSNEETIHVVELPITALGNSLNMN, from the exons ATGGCATTGAGAACTCCGAGTCTAACCATGAACTTCTTTCAAAG GATGGACTTGCCAGCATGCCTTAAGGAGTGCACATGTGACAGGGACCCGTACTCaagttgccatggtaacatagACCACTACCCACCTAATAAGACGGTAGCTGAGGCCAGGACTATATCAACAG TAAAGGATGCCTCAGAAAAGAGTTATGATTGCAGGGTATGTGAGAGGGTCTTCAAAAGCCACGAACTCCTTGAAAAACACATAAAGAACCATGCCGAGAACAGACCACACAAATGCCCTCAATGCCCCAAAGGATTCAAGCAACCAAGTCACTTAGCACAACACTTACGTACACATACAGATGAGCGACCCTTCAACTGCAAGGTGTGCAACAAGGCATTCAAACAGTCTTGTCAGCTCAAGCAACACATGAG GTTACACACTGGGGAAAAGCCGTATAAGTGCTCCGAGTGTGACCGCGGATTCAAGCAAGCGAGTCAGCTGAACCAGCATTACCGACTCCATACCGGCGAGAAGCCTTATAAATGTATGACTTGCTTCAAGGCCTTCACGCAAGCCAGCCAGCTCCGCTCACACAAGAAGACACACGAACCGAAGCCCGAGAGAAAATCCTCCCGAAAGACCTCTTTGCCCACTCCGAACCCcctggtgacgtcatcagcgGTTGTGCGACCCCCCGTGGTGATGTCATGCTCGCCCGTGATGTCACGCCAGTCGATGGTGTCCCGCTCCCCCGTGACGCCGCGACCGAATTATTACCCCCCTCCCCGGGCCGGCTCGGCCTTTACCCTGAAAGATGTGCAGATGTCCAACGAGGAAACCATTCATGTGGTGGAGCTGCCAATCACTGCACTTGGGAACTCGCTCAACATGAATTAA